A region of Mauremys mutica isolate MM-2020 ecotype Southern chromosome 2, ASM2049712v1, whole genome shotgun sequence DNA encodes the following proteins:
- the LOC123362753 gene encoding serine/threonine-protein kinase SBK2-like: MDSVMAQCPGAAALAVLDEMLEITAQSLVRTEVAEHYQVIRELGRGKYGHVVLVTHRQRGTPMALKLLPKAHTKLHTFLYEYCVALSLATHPAIIGMFGIAIESSQHYGFLYEPALHRDLISIIKPRDGIPEPAAKQCAKQLVSALEFIHSRGLVYRDVKPENVLLFDPECRRIKLTDFGLTRPKGTRLKLVAGVIPYTAPELSNTTSAQGLPIDASLDAWAFGVMLFCLLTGYFPWEQSLPADPFFEDFMLWQESGLDEDLPRHWRRLTAEATRMLRSLLVLDPAQRSPVSGALHYVDCPWRVENWHGEEQAVGS, from the exons GACTCAGTGATGGCCCAgtgcccaggagcagcagcattggCCGTGCTGGATGAGATGCTGGAAATCACGGCCCAGAGCCTGGTGCGCACCGAGGTGGCTGAGCACTACCAGGTCATccgggagctgggcaggggcaagTATGGCCATGTGGTGCTGGTGACACACAGGCAGAGAG GGACTCCCATGGCTCTCAAGCTGCTGCCCAAAGCTCACACCAAGCTGCACACCTTCCTGTATGAGTACTGCGTGGCGCTCTCCCTCGCCACCCACCCTGCCATTATCGGCATGTTTGGCATTGCCATTGAGTCCAGCCAGCACTACGGCTTTCTCTACGAGCCAGCGCTGCACAGAGACCTCATCTCCATCATCAAACCACGG GATGGGATCCCCGAGCCAGCTGCCAAGCAGTGTGCCAAGCAGCTGGTGAGTGCCCTGGAGTTCATCCACAGCCGGGGGCTGGTGTATCGAGACGTCAAGCCCGAGAACGTGCTGCTCTTCGACCCTGAGTGCCGGCGCATCAAGCTGACCGACTTCGGGCTCACTCGGCCCAAGGGCACCCGGCTCAAGCTGGTGGCTGGGGTGATCCCCTACACTGCTCCAGAGCTAAGCAACACCACCAGTGCCCAGGGCCTGCCCATCGACGCCAGCCTGGATGCCTGGGCCTTTGGTGTGATGCTCTTCTGCCTGCTGACTGGCTACTTCCCCTGGGAGCAAAGCCTGCCAGCTGACCCCTTCTTTGAGGACTTCATGCTGTGGCAGGAGTCAGGCCTGGATGAGGACCTACCACGCCATTGGAGGCGCCTGACGGCTGAAGCCACTCGCATGCTGCGGAGCCTGTTGGTCCTGGATCCTGCCCAGCGTAGCCCTGTCAGCGGGGCCCTGCACTACGTCGACTGTCCCTGGAGAGTGGAGAACTGGCATGGTGAGGAGCAGGCTGTGGGGTCCTAG